In the genome of Carya illinoinensis cultivar Pawnee chromosome 13, C.illinoinensisPawnee_v1, whole genome shotgun sequence, the window cctcaaATGCTTTGGCGTTGTCATTGCTCTTGCATTTGCCAGAGCTGGACAAGACAATTCCATGCGAGTACAGAGACCTCCCAGAACCTTTGAAACTTTCTGGATGCATACCTATTCACGGTAGAGATCTGATGGACCCGATTCAAGACCGAAAAGGTGAATGGTATAGATTGTTTCTTCGCCTTACAGAACAACTCCGATTAGCTGAAGGTATTATGGTTAATACGTTTATGGACTTACAGGAGAGAGCTATAAAAGCTTTGGCAGATGAAGAAGCTAGAAACCCCCCTCTTTACCCAATTGGACCCATGATTAAAACAGGCCAAAGTACTGATCAGGTTGAAGGGTGGGAGTGTTTAAGGTGGTTGGACAATCTGCAAAGTGGCTCAGTCCTATTCGTCTCTTTTGGGAGTGGTGGGACTCTCTCTTCTGATCAGCTAGAGGAGCTAGCCTCAGGATTGGAATTGAGTGGGCAAAAGTTCTTGTGGGTAGCAAGAAGACCAAATAATGATTTGGCTAATGCAGCATATCTTAGTAACCAAAGCCATGAGGACCCTCCTGCTTTCTTACCACAAGGGTTCATAGAGAGAACCAAAGTGCAAGGTCTAGTGGTGTCATCTTGGGCACCGCAGGTCCAAGTCCTTAGCCACAGCTCAACCGGTGGTTTCTTAACACACTGCGGTTGGAACTCGATTTTGGAGAGTATCGTCAATGGGGTACCACTAATTGCATGGCCGCTTTATTCAGAACAGAGGATGAATGCAATATTACTTGTTGAGGATCTCAAAGTGGCCCTGAGACCAAAAACTAacgagaaaagcatagtgaacaGAGAAGAAATTGCAAAAGTCATTAGGGGACTAATGGTCGGAGAAGAAGGGAAGAGAGTTCACAACCATATGAAAGAACTCAAAATTGCAGCTAAGAAAGCTTTGAGAGAAGATGGTTCTTCCACAAGGGCACTCTCTGTATTGGCATCAAAATTGGCCTTTAATACTAAATAGTTGAGAGAGAGAACACCAAATGCAGATGCTTTTAGTTTTCCTGCTCTTTCTAATTTTGGTTATTTTTCCCTACAAGAGTTCAGTTCTAAATCACTTTATCGTGTGTTATCGTTGAATTCAAAAGGTTTGATAGAATTATgaatcttatattaattttttgatagaATTATgaatcttatatt includes:
- the LOC122292172 gene encoding hydroquinone glucosyltransferase-like, translating into MEQESHIAILPSPGMGHLIPIVELAKRLALHHNFRVTCLIPTTGTPSNAIKGVLEGLPAGIDHVFLPPVSLEDVSGALPGIQVSLTMTRSMPSVRHMLKSLAETTRLVAVILDHSASDALNIAKELNVSSYIFFPSNALALSLLLHLPELDKTIPCEYRDLPEPLKLSGCIPIHGRDLMDPIQDRKGEWYRLFLRLTEQLRLAEGIMVNTFMDLQERAIKALADEEARNPPLYPIGPMIKTGQSTDQVEGWECLRWLDNLQSGSVLFVSFGSGGTLSSDQLEELASGLELSGQKFLWVARRPNNDLANAAYLSNQSHEDPPAFLPQGFIERTKVQGLVVSSWAPQVQVLSHSSTGGFLTHCGWNSILESIVNGVPLIAWPLYSEQRMNAILLVEDLKVALRPKTNEKSIVNREEIAKVIRGLMVGEEGKRVHNHMKELKIAAKKALREDGSSTRALSVLASKLAFNTK